One window from the genome of Megalobrama amblycephala isolate DHTTF-2021 linkage group LG4, ASM1881202v1, whole genome shotgun sequence encodes:
- the pmpca gene encoding mitochondrial-processing peptidase subunit alpha → MAAHMSRLRGWSRAQRYGIAVCRQYSSGSAYPNVSLSTPLPGIPKPVFASVDGHEKYETKITTLENGLKVASQNKFGQFCTVGILVNSGSRHEAKYPSGISHFLEKLSFSSTAQFGSKDEILLTLEKHGGICDCQTSRDTTMYAVSAEVKGLETVVNLLSDAVLQPRLLDEEIEMTKMAVRFELEDLNMRPDPEPLLTEMIHAAAYRGNTVGLPRFCPANNVEKIDRRLLHKYLQSYYCPERMVLAGVGIEHEQLVQCARKYLLNVKPVWGVSTPANVDLSVAQYTGGIVKMEKDMSDVSLGPTPIPELTHIMIGLESCSFLEDDFIPFAVLNMMMGGGGSFSAGGPGKGMFTRLYLNVLNRHHWMYNATSYHHSYEDSGLLCIHASADPRQVREMVEIITREFIQMTGTAGEMELERAKTQLKSMLMMNLESRPVIFEDVGRQVLATGKRKLPHELCDLISNVTASDIKRVTTKMLRSKPAVAALGDLTELPSYEDIQAALSSKDGRLPRIYRLFR, encoded by the exons ATGGCTGCTCACATGTCCAGATTGCGGGGCTGGAGCCGAGCTCAAAG GTATGGCATCGCAGTATGTAGACAGTACAGCAGTGGCAGCGCGTATCCCAATGTGTCCCTGTCCACACCACTGCCCGGGATTCCCAAACCTGTCTTTGCTTCTGTGGACGGCCATGAGAAATACGAGACTAAAATTACCACCTTAGAAAACGGACTCAAAGTTGCGTCTCAGAACAAATTTGGTCAATTCTGTACAGTTGGAA ttttagtaaactCAGGCTCTCGTCATGAAGCAAAATACCCCAGTGGAATTTCACACTTTTTGGAAAAGCTGTCCTTTTCT TCTACAGCCCAGTTTGGAAGTAAAGATGAAATTCTCCTAACACTTGAGAAACATGGAGGTATATGTGACTGCCAAACATCCAG GGACACAACAATGTATGCGGTTTCAGCTGAAGTGAAGGGTCTGGAAACTGTAGTGAACCTCCTGTCAGATGCAGTTCTTCAGCCCCGTTTATTAG ATGAGGAGATTGAGATGACCAAAATGGCTGTTCGGTTTGAATTGGAGGATCTGAACATGAGACCTGACCCGGAGCCTTTACTAACAGAAATGATTCATGCT GCAGCATACAGGGGCAACACTGTGGGCCTGCCTCGCTTCTGCCCTGCCAACAATGTTGAGAAGATCGACAGGAGGCTGCTTCATAAGTACCTACAGAGCTATTACTGCCCGGAGCGCATGGTGCTGGCCGGAGTTGGGATTGAACATGAACAGCTTGTTCAGTGTGCCAGGAAGTATCTCCTAAATGTTAAACCTGTATGGGGCGTGAGCACACCTGCCAACGTCGACCTGTCTGTAGCACAATACACAGGCGGCATTGTTAAG ATGGAGAAGGACATGTCTGATGTGAGTTTGGGTCCGACGCCCATTCCTGAACTAACGCACATCATGATTGGGCTGGAGAGCTGTTCCTTTTTG GAGGATGACTTCATCCCCTTTGCAGTCCTCAATATGATGATGGGAGGCGGAGGGTCCTTCTCTGCTGGAGGGCCAGGAAAAGGCATGTTCACCCGTCTCTACCTTAATGTGCTCAACAG GCATCACTGGATGTACAATGCTACTTCGTACCACCACAGCTATGAAGATAGTGGTCTGCTGTGCATCCATGCAAGTGCAGATCCTAGACAG gTGCGAGAAATGGTGGAGATCATTACAAGGGAGTTTATTCAGATGACTGGGACAGCAGGAGAA ATGGAGCTCGAGAGAGCCAAGACACAACTGAAATCCATGCTCATGATGAACCTGGAGTCTCGACCCGTCATCTTTGAAGATGTAGGTCGACAAGTACTTGCGACAGGCAAGAGGAAACTGCCTCATGAGCTGTGTGACCTCATCA GTAATGTTACAGCCAGTGATATCAAGAGAGTTACAACGAAAATGCTGCGTAGTAAGCCTGCGGTTGCTGCGCTGGGAGATCTGACAGAGCTGCCCTCATATGAGGACATTCAGGCCGCTCTCTCTAGTAAAGATGGACGTCTGCCTCGCATATACCGCCTGTTCCGATAG